A window of the Bacteroides thetaiotaomicron VPI-5482 genome harbors these coding sequences:
- a CDS encoding polysaccharide pyruvyl transferase family protein, translated as MKRVGLLIAYKNPNYGTMLQAFATQYIVESLGCETEIIDYTADRFNKHYPLDLGLFRFLIDAYQEKKKKAARTKFNDATFQNNIAKRKTSYVEFIHRRLHNIKEVSGFSNLCKLGSEYDAVLIGSDQKWHPGFSFGVDSSFRFVPKSVRTISYATSLGVSEYPKSYWRTSRKAWSRIDYLSVREKTGADIISKVCDNNIHAEVVVDPTYLISCEDWKKIFPVEKKFEDKYIFCYFLGNDEESKKCARRYANLKGLKLVSVVSNESYSEIDQEYADFLMTGESPDSFVNWIRGAECVFTDSFHGTAFSIMNEKQIYVFYRKNTGVKLQRHSRIDDILSLWEIKYRLITDKHREWDSYQEQPIDYTLVTQKVQSERERSMKFLKAALTF; from the coding sequence TATTAATAGCTTATAAAAATCCAAATTATGGCACTATGCTTCAGGCATTTGCAACTCAATATATTGTTGAGTCTTTAGGGTGTGAAACAGAGATAATCGATTATACTGCAGATCGTTTTAACAAACATTATCCGCTTGATTTGGGCTTGTTTCGTTTTTTGATTGATGCTTATCAAGAAAAGAAGAAAAAGGCAGCACGCACAAAATTTAATGATGCAACTTTTCAAAATAACATTGCGAAAAGAAAAACTTCTTATGTAGAATTCATACATCGAAGATTACATAATATAAAGGAAGTTTCAGGTTTTTCAAATCTCTGTAAACTAGGTTCTGAATATGATGCTGTTCTTATTGGTAGTGACCAGAAATGGCATCCTGGATTCTCATTTGGAGTTGATTCTTCATTCCGTTTTGTGCCCAAGAGCGTTCGAACAATATCTTATGCAACTAGTCTTGGTGTTTCAGAATATCCAAAGAGCTATTGGAGAACATCTCGTAAAGCTTGGAGCAGGATAGACTATCTTTCTGTACGAGAAAAAACAGGAGCAGATATTATTTCAAAAGTATGTGATAATAATATTCACGCTGAGGTTGTTGTTGATCCTACCTATCTAATATCTTGCGAAGATTGGAAAAAGATTTTTCCAGTTGAAAAGAAATTTGAAGATAAGTATATTTTCTGCTATTTCTTAGGAAATGATGAAGAGTCAAAGAAATGTGCTCGTAGATATGCTAATTTGAAGGGCCTCAAACTTGTATCAGTAGTTAGTAACGAAAGTTATTCAGAAATAGACCAGGAATACGCAGATTTTCTAATGACAGGTGAGTCTCCAGACAGTTTCGTTAATTGGATAAGGGGGGCAGAATGTGTGTTTACAGATTCTTTCCATGGTACAGCATTTTCTATAATGAATGAAAAGCAGATATATGTGTTTTATAGGAAGAATACTGGAGTAAAGTTACAGCGTCATTCTAGAATCGATGATATCCTTTCTCTTTGGGAGATTAAATATAGATTAATTACAGATAAGCATAGGGAATGGGATAGTTATCAGGAACAGCCAATCGATTATACACTTGTTACCCAAAAGGTTCAATCAGAGCGCGAGAGATCAATGAAATTCTTGAAAGCAGCATTAACTTTTTAA
- a CDS encoding Coenzyme F420 hydrogenase/dehydrogenase, beta subunit C-terminal domain, which yields MKSSNRNDIVLKASFGGQTRDIDGTRYSSSGGYATAISKQFILEKGVVVGVRYSSDFSKSEYAIAETIEELEQFRTSKYIQAEKGGIYQTIRNIKRKKILFIGLPCEVSALYNYWGRNTDNLYSISLVCHGPTTPKVQNLFASKLKENNNSQIKYFSVRYKESGWKPYYIYADFENGKHHQELFKGSSYEIAFQYLKRPSCSSCRYKLGDQEFGLVSDLTLGDFHAVEKNMLQYSPWGGVSQASVQSEKGEYLIDLARRQCNVEFIPEKYITKYNYAFHHPVAQKTGRESFKRILLREGLDCAAKSLLVQIPTCYINAKRRIISFLYNVKSYLISK from the coding sequence ATGAAGTCCTCTAATCGAAATGATATTGTATTGAAAGCTTCGTTTGGCGGGCAAACGCGAGATATTGATGGAACGAGATATAGTTCTTCTGGAGGCTATGCAACGGCCATCAGTAAGCAATTTATTTTGGAAAAGGGTGTTGTTGTTGGTGTACGTTATTCTTCTGATTTTTCAAAATCGGAATATGCAATAGCAGAAACTATTGAGGAATTAGAACAGTTTAGGACTTCTAAGTATATTCAAGCTGAGAAGGGTGGTATCTATCAAACGATAAGAAATATAAAAAGGAAAAAAATATTATTTATCGGTCTGCCATGTGAAGTTTCAGCTCTGTATAATTATTGGGGGCGTAACACAGATAATTTATATTCTATATCTTTGGTGTGTCATGGACCTACGACTCCTAAGGTGCAAAATCTTTTTGCAAGTAAATTAAAAGAAAATAATAATTCTCAGATAAAGTATTTCTCCGTAAGATATAAAGAGAGTGGTTGGAAACCATATTATATTTATGCCGATTTTGAAAATGGGAAACATCATCAAGAACTTTTTAAAGGAAGTAGTTATGAGATTGCTTTTCAGTATCTGAAGCGACCTTCATGTTCTTCTTGTAGATATAAACTTGGTGATCAAGAATTCGGACTCGTATCTGATTTAACACTTGGTGATTTTCATGCTGTAGAAAAAAATATGCTCCAATATAGTCCTTGGGGGGGGGTATCACAAGCGAGTGTTCAGTCGGAGAAAGGTGAATATTTGATTGATCTTGCAAGAAGGCAATGCAATGTTGAGTTCATTCCTGAAAAATATATAACTAAATATAATTATGCATTTCATCATCCTGTAGCTCAGAAGACAGGTAGAGAATCTTTTAAGCGTATACTTTTACGGGAGGGATTAGATTGTGCAGCAAAGAGTTTGCTGGTGCAAATCCCTACTTGTTATATTAATGCAAAAAGGAGAATAATATCATTCCTCTATAATGTAAAATCATATCTTATATCAAAGTAA
- a CDS encoding lipopolysaccharide biosynthesis protein: MGKSLKSVFLSGTMWTAAENVIFTVLGIVQLAITSRILSSTDFGVYAIAVFFTGLGTIAFSMGLGPALVQKKGDIKDYLDTAWSANLLASIVATIVLEFLIFPICTYYYHNEEGVLPSMVIMLSVIFSAGQNPAIAYFQKEIKLKKYFYLKVFPKILSFVLVVVSVYYMKSYWGLIIALLSEYLFRLIYSFFVYPYKVKFVIDKDKFYELYRFGGWLQLKNITSWFTTNIDVAIVGNVLGTASLGLYNRAQTIAGYPRTFVTGVIDNVAFPLYAQITDDKSRVDHVLSQIQNIVMYLLSMMCIVVVLYAKPIVLLVLGSTWVEMVEPFKIIFVSYVFQTLLFSFNPLLRAYGFTKQEFRFYTIKMLVMIGLLYPLTYWYGLIGAGISILLAVICVFPYLFYTIKKLTHVELRQIFYSFGISLFVSFITVGVFMYIPDFDGFWWVLEMFIAITFASFFYFLLALILKKGPGLAILSLTHLKK, translated from the coding sequence ATGGGGAAAAGCTTAAAAAGCGTTTTTTTATCTGGAACAATGTGGACAGCTGCCGAAAATGTTATATTTACAGTATTAGGTATTGTACAATTGGCAATAACTAGTAGAATATTGTCTTCAACTGATTTTGGTGTCTATGCTATTGCTGTGTTTTTTACTGGCCTTGGAACAATTGCGTTTTCTATGGGATTAGGCCCAGCTTTAGTTCAGAAGAAAGGAGATATTAAAGACTATTTGGATACGGCTTGGTCTGCGAATTTATTAGCATCAATAGTAGCAACAATAGTTTTGGAATTTTTGATATTTCCAATATGCACTTATTATTACCATAATGAGGAAGGAGTGCTTCCATCTATGGTTATAATGTTAAGTGTTATATTCTCAGCAGGACAAAATCCTGCAATAGCATATTTTCAGAAGGAGATCAAATTAAAGAAATACTTCTATCTTAAAGTTTTTCCAAAAATTCTTAGTTTTGTTCTCGTTGTAGTTAGCGTGTACTACATGAAGTCTTATTGGGGATTAATTATTGCACTACTATCAGAATATTTGTTTAGGCTAATATATTCATTCTTTGTTTATCCATATAAAGTTAAGTTTGTTATTGACAAAGATAAATTTTATGAGCTATATAGATTTGGGGGGTGGTTGCAGTTGAAAAATATCACGTCATGGTTTACTACTAATATTGATGTTGCTATAGTCGGTAACGTTTTGGGTACAGCATCTCTTGGATTGTATAATCGTGCTCAAACAATTGCAGGTTATCCAAGAACTTTCGTTACAGGTGTGATTGATAATGTCGCCTTTCCACTTTATGCTCAGATAACAGACGATAAATCTAGGGTCGACCATGTCCTTAGTCAAATTCAGAATATTGTCATGTATCTTCTTTCCATGATGTGTATTGTGGTTGTGCTTTATGCAAAGCCTATTGTTCTTCTTGTATTGGGCAGTACTTGGGTGGAAATGGTTGAACCGTTTAAAATAATATTTGTATCATATGTTTTTCAAACTTTGTTGTTTTCATTTAATCCATTATTGAGAGCTTATGGCTTTACAAAACAGGAATTCAGATTTTATACAATCAAAATGTTAGTGATGATAGGGCTTCTTTATCCTCTCACTTATTGGTATGGTCTTATTGGTGCTGGCATTTCTATTCTTCTTGCTGTGATATGTGTATTTCCTTATTTGTTTTACACTATTAAGAAACTTACCCATGTTGAGTTGAGACAAATCTTCTATTCTTTTGGAATTTCTCTCTTTGTTTCATTTATTACAGTTGGTGTTTTTATGTATATACCAGATTTTGATGGTTTTTGGTGGGTGTTAGAAATGTTTATAGCAATAACTTTTGCGTCATTCTTTTATTTTCTTCTGGCTTTAATTCTTAAGAAAGGACCTGGGCTCGCTATATTGTCGCTTACTCACCTTAAAAAATAA